The Thermodesulfobacteriota bacterium nucleotide sequence GTGGCCCCCAAAGGCACCGGTGTCTTCGAGACCCTGAAGGCCGTCGTGAAGATGGTCCTGGCGGAACTCAGGAAGGGAGGATAACCGGCCTCTATGGGCTTGAGGGAAGACATTACAGGGGGGATAATAACGGCCATGAAGCAGGGGGAAAAGCTCAGGCTTTCCACCCTGAGGCTCCTCCTTGCCGCGGTCAAGAATAAAGAAATAGAGATGAAGAAGGAGCTTTCCGACGGGGAGATCCAGTCGGTGGTGGCCACGCTTTTAAGGCAGAGTAAAGATTCCATAGAGCAGTTTAAGAAAGGCGGGAGGGACGACCTCGCCGAAAAAGAGGAAAAGGAAGCCGGGATACTCCAGGCCTTCATGCCGGCGCAGCTCTCGGCCGAGG carries:
- a CDS encoding GatB/YqeY domain-containing protein — encoded protein: MGLREDITGGIITAMKQGEKLRLSTLRLLLAAVKNKEIEMKKELSDGEIQSVVATLLRQSKDSIEQFKKGGRDDLAEKEEKEAGILQAFMPAQLSAEEIRALVTGKIDEVGAEGMGDMGRVMKVVMPEIKGRSDGGTVKDIVKDLLGG